GCGCATGTAGAGAGGCATCCATACAAGTACGCCAAACCCAATATGTCATGCGAAGCACTGAGTCACGTGATTTCAAGCCCCAAGAAATTCAACAGCCAATTTTCCAATAGAAGTTGAAAACCATGGCGTGTACAGCAACTAACTATAAGGGATGATCGCTCGGGAAACGTCGGTTCCAAGAATCAATAATCGGAGCTAGAAATGACGCTACTTACAAGTCTATACCAGCTTCAGTCGAAAAGAATGCTTTCTTCCatatcttctttctctgCTCTTTCTGTATTGCGTCCGCAAAGCAGCATGCTTTTAAACAGTCCACCAATGAAAACTATGTCCCTTACTGCATTGGGATTTGGTTTCATCGGTCAACGGAGGTGGAAGTCTAGAGGTAACACCTATCAGCCCAGTAcattgaagaggaaaagaacGTTTGGATTTTTGGCGAGGGCAAAGAGCAAACAAGGCTCAAAAAtactgaaaagaagaaaactcaAGGGTAGGTGGTTTCTGTCTCATTGAATTTTAGTAGGAGCTCACACACAGAGATGAGTCTATAATTGTCCTGTACATAAATGATTTAATGATATGCAACATACACTTTTTACTATTCGTTCGAGAGCCAAAAAACCAATCAATTTTAGTCTCCTCtagagaattttttttcgtatGTACATGATTgtatataaaagaaaagagaatgcaccattatatatatatatacaattaAAAGTCCAAAAAGACAGAATTTATTCTCCCGGCTAGGCAAAATCAATCACAATTCCGGGGCCATGTGTGCTCGATAATGTGGTTTTACTCAGTATGTTCggtttctttgatttttggtCACTTACAGCAGCTTTAAAGGCAGCTCTCGCGGCTATGATGTTCTGCAAGACCTCTCGATCAGTGAAATAGCATTTCCCAATCCCAAGACTGATCGAGTTCCCTCGTTGTCTAAAAGGCATAGATCCTAGACTTTCCTGGAGTAAAGAAGTTATATCGTCGCTCACTGTGCCCTTCTTAACGGAGGGTAAAACCCCACGAGGGCCAAGTATTCTGGCAACTTGTGATTGCAAAGCAGGAACAATATCTGCTGTAGCATATGCCTTGTCAAAATCAACGGGAATCTCACCATTCTTAATCCTAGAAACAAGATCAGCCCCGCCAATCAAATGAtttggatatttttcacgaagttcttttaatttgttttcatcgTTGGTGAAGACAGCAACCTTGATATATCTCAGTGGTTTGGGAAACGCGACGCTACCAGATAAAGGAGCTGTACCTCTTTCACCCACCACCAATGTTGTCAGATTAATTGTTTGTTGAGATTGGGGTCTGCCCACTTCCGCTGCACGCAAATATCTTAGTGCCACGGTAACAGGCATATACAATGGATTTGTTGCCGCGGGCCTCTTTGCTTCAGCTCTTCGTTGTGCCAATCTTTTTAACTCTCTCTTTTTAGCTTGTTCTTTTGTCAGGGAAGGTGCATTGGAAGACATTGCTGTTGACTTATATTCTTCCGCATACAGTTTGCTTGCAGTGTGTGAAAGACACCTTCTTGTTGAGCTTACAACGCATATTTTCGGAGTCGCTATAACGGATAGCATCTTACTGGATGACTGACTAGTGTACCGCTCTTTTCAGGTTCCCTTTATTTCGAATGGTATCTACAATTTTATTGGTTTTTCGAAcgttttctctttttgctCTCAAGGAAACCTTGGCGCtgctcaaaaaaaaatactgacAGAAAAAGCATCTGAACCGAAACCGAATGTACACAGATTATCATCGCTGCGGTCATGAGCATTTCTATTCCAATTGATGGTCGTCTGTAACCACTGAAACTACCTCATCGCTCAGTTTGGAAAAATGCTTCGTTGAACTAAAGAGTTTATATGCTttaatatataatatttttatgcATTTATACATTAACATGGCATGTAGCCTacgttctttttttcttttttaatttaTTCTCAAAGTCTATCCACTTGTTTGGAACACCCAAATTATTGAGATGATCAATGATTAGCTGACCATGTGGACCTTGCACTTGCACTTCAGCACTTTTAAACGTTTGTGACTCACCTATTGTCGTTGAACCGCTGCATATCTTTCTTAAATCACCGGCAAGTGATTCCGGGtcgatttgaaaaacttcaaaattgCTGACTCTTGTGAtaacttttcttccaattttcATTTCGGTGGTGATTTTGATACGTGGGGGAGAACCTTTTATTGGTGCCTTGAACAAAAGTGAATCATCGTTTTTAAATATTTGGTAGAACTCAGTAAAATTATTGGCTAGCAAAGGATCCAAAATTTGGGCTCTAGGCATAATACGTGCAGCattcagatttttttttttcttattaaCCATGTTGAATAATAAATCATCCATAACAACTTTCCCTTTGTCCTTCGTATCTGCTAAGTTGTTGGTGGAAATATACTGAGAAAGCGCACTTCTGATATCCTGAGATGTATAGTATGTCCGAAAGCCTAAGTTGGCCTCCTTTAAAAAGTCTTTAGCAATGCTGAACGGTTTATATAGCGTCATTGAATACATCATTCCGGGTGTTTTCTCCTTCGAGTTGGCATGCTCGCCACTTTCTTGAGCGGAAGTGCTGCTGCCAACCTTATATGgtacaaaatttttcaactcatCTTTATCTATGGTTTTACCCACAATAGTTAGGTCGTCTCCCTTCCCTTTTAGTTTCAAgaaaccttctttttcgaagtgtttcagaaattttgCACTCTTCCTCCACGAAGTTTTCTTCACATTAACTTCGTTGTGATCAATCGGAGGTAAATTACGCATAATGTGGTTTGAGATAAAATTAGAGGGAGAAATGGGTAATACTAAACTTTTATCTTGGGTTAACGTATAATATAATGCTCTTGTGATGAAATAATCAACATCCGACACTGAAAAATGATCCAAAACCTCTGCAAGTTCCTCAACATGAACTTGAGCTTTTTGCATATTTTCTTGTGcgttttcaacaattttggCTTCTTCTGGAGGCTGGACCTGTTTACTGTTAATGTCCTCATCTCCCGACTTGGCAATTGGAGGATCTAATTTCACCTTAAGGGCTTTCGAAAGACCATCATTAAAATGATGTATAACTTTCACTGCAACACCTGTTTCACCAAGTACTCTATCGTATGACGGTAGATCCATTTCAACGATACCTATGGCTAAAACGACTTTAGGCGCTTCTCTACTAGCCACACCGCAAAGGGTACCTACTTTGGAACGAGGATCAAAAGGTGGAATTGAGCCAGAAATCATCAAGTTAGCACCATTGAACAAATGTTCCTCTATAACAAATCCATGAGTCAAAATAATAGGCAATAAGGTTGGATTTTCCCAACAAGAATATACTGTTGGAAAGAGCTGTTCATTATGCTTCTCCTTGAATAATATTGGAGTATTATTTTCGTCTGTGTATACAACTCCAACGCTTTTCTGGCTGCAAAAGTTTGTCTGTTTAATAGTGGAGGTCGGAAAAGTGTACTCATCGTTATTCGTCTGTTTTTTACAAGTTTGTAGTaacttctttctttcagaGTTTTTCAGATTGCTCAAAGCTTTTATATGAGGTTCCTTCTTAAACATAGTCGTGTTTATTCATATGGCACTAACTTTGTGATCTTTTAATCCAGTTAGTTCAAATGTGTTAACTCTAGCTCTTATGCGTTGACTTCACGATTTTCACAGATTTACATTTTCGTTTTCCGTAGCGTCTGAGTTTACAAAACATTAAGAAAAGTAACATACATCGTGTCTGATTTAATTTACCAGAAAGCGTAACTTATGTTTTTGCTGAAGAGGTGTAGGCGATTCTAAACGAAATGTCACCTCCTATTAATGattatttcattgattATAATCCACGTTTCCCAATCTTCGCCACGAGAATAACAAAAGGCCTTGCTATTCATCGGGTATCAGATCACGCTAGAATTGCAATAATACCTGTAAGAAATATAGCCTTGGTGGCAAATTATAGTTGGGATAGGACTTCTGGTAAATTTTtgtccatttttttcaaggatgGGACAGTTAGAATTCATGACATTTTTAAAGATGGGCGATtagtttcatttttgagagTACCGAGTACAAAGATATCAAGAGGTATATGGGATAGAATTCCTTTAAAACGGGAATATGACAGTGAAACTTTTGCGTACAACGTTATTGATATTCTGCCAAAACTTATCCGATTCGTGAAGGATTCCAAAAGGGTGAGCATTGTCCCTTATACTCCACCGAATGGCCTATGGAGAGGTccagatgaagatgatccGGAAAGCGGTGAAATTTTAGACGTTCACGTAATATTCAATGAAGGAAACGATAAAAtcactatttttttcaatggtgATTACACGATTCTTTTGCCAATGGACGATATTGAGAACGAAAGGATTTTAGAATCGGTTGTTAAAGTACAAGATGGGTTTTACCATTGCTTTTATAACGATGGAAGTGTACGAACCTTAAATTTACAACCACTATTACGGAGCAAACCATCGGTGGACTTACTGCATTATATAATGGTAATAAAAGAGCTTATAGGTTACCTGCTCGCACATGTAGAGCTCATCAACCGGGAACTAATAACGCCCTATTTAGATTTCGTCAAGAGAATATGTGATGAGGCTTACGGATATAATAAGCTGAAATCAGAGCTAGAGTGCCTGTTTTTGCTTGGAGAAGTCTCGTGCGATTTAGAGGACTGGCTATGCAATTCAGTAGGTGAGAAAAacttaaaaaaatggaaattcTTAGGCTGTGAAGCCTATCAAAAGACCACTCAGATTTTAACTTTGGTATTCGTACCCACATGTGAAAgaattatcatttttgtcgAAAAACTAAGGGGCACACTAGAAGCTTTCTCTGtacaaaataaatcaaaCAATACTTCCGATCTAACAGCCGTTGAATTacttttaaaaaattcGCAGGAATTGTTAAATAATACTTTAAAATCAATAATTGCTTTGGGGAGAAATGAAACACTTTTCGAAAAGTTTTTTATATGGTTTAATGATAGAATACATGAAGGGCTAGACGAAGATTATAAGTTGAagtttgaatttgaagatgaccCTTACTTTGGGTATGACTTACTAACTTACTTTGACAAAATTTTATCCTACCGAAGTACAGAATCTAGCTCGGTCATCAATATGAAACTTTATCGAGAGCTAATTAATAATATGTCTGATATGGAGAAAGATATTGCGAAGAATAATGTGAGCCAACATATTCAACAGCAGCTTCTGATTAATATAAGAAAAGACGTTTATTCACAAATGTATCCGTCTTCCCAAGTTCGTCTGCTTGATGCTATAAAATTACCAAATCAGAGTTATATAGTTTATCTGATTGAGGTGACGAAGCTAATGAACACTAAAGAGGTCTCTTCAGGGGAAAACACACCAAAGCTATATGTAGGCACTCTGAAGGATGAAAGTTTGGACATCATATCCAGAGAATCGTCAATCAGAATTCCAGAGGCCTTCAAGAACTATAGTTTCAGCAATGCAAGGTTTGCGCTAAAGATGGTTCCGAATTTCATTCGGGAGGTTGAACTATCTAGAAGCAACTATACCGTTAGCCGCAATTCAGAATATACggaggaagaaaacgaCAACGGGGAAGATGATGGCTCAATAACTATCCCTACATATTTAACGGAAAAcgagaaaaatgaagtttATATAGCATGTACTTCGAAGATATCGGTGGATGGGAGGAGCGCATCTCTAGTGTTTCCAAAGGGAAGGAAATTTGGATGAAACACAAAATAAATCGTGGGTTGTTTAATAATGATACTACGACAATTAATAACAGTACTAGTAAAGGATAAGGCATAAATAGCAAAGTATAATTTTTAGaaggcatttttttttagtatGACGAATTTGAGAGAGCTGGCACCCGTCTCTGGggactgaaaaaaaaattgcaaggGCCCGCAATCTCTAAAATGGAATCAATTGTgtcaagttttttttttttttttttcacattgttatctcatttttcttctgtttatCTAGATATAAGTTAATTGGTTTTCTAGCCACTGTTGAAATATCACCTTGCCGATTTGCTATTTTTGATAACTCTTCTACTTTTCTGAAATAATTGCTTAGGTAAAGTAGAGATGGGGAAAAAGGATAGGCAGCGCAAGAAACTGCGTGAATTCGCCAAATTAAAGAACAGGCAACAGAAATTGCAGAACAGTGTgcagaatttgaaaaatgaggTTCAACGGGAGGTTGGCGAGTCAGAAAATCCAAATCCAATTGCTATCGAAAACGATaaaagtgaagaaaataaagaaaatactcCATTACTATTAACTTCCAGTGAACGGAGGGAAGACGATGGTTCAAAGCCGCTCGATATTGATACGTTTGATACGCGTCCTTTTCAAGAACGCTCCAAGAGTGGTAATCCGGTTCAAGCTGAGGGTGATGACATGGAAGGAAAATCTGAGGACAAGGCTGATCAAGATCATCATAAGTTTCTCTCACAGGACGAGTCAGGTACGAAGTCTCCTTTACAAAACTCTATGATAGATTTCAGC
This is a stretch of genomic DNA from Saccharomyces kudriavzevii IFO 1802 strain IFO1802 genome assembly, chromosome: 4. It encodes these proteins:
- the MRX14 gene encoding mitochondrial 54S ribosomal protein bL34m (similar to Saccharomyces cerevisiae YDR115W; ancestral locus Anc_8.267), with protein sequence MTLLTSLYQLQSKRMLSSISSFSALSVLRPQSSMLLNSPPMKTMSLTALGFGFIGQRRWKSRGNTYQPSTLKRKRTFGFLARAKSKQGSKILKRRKLKGRWFLSH
- the MRPL1 gene encoding mitochondrial 54S ribosomal protein uL1m (similar to Saccharomyces cerevisiae MRPL1 (YDR116C); ancestral locus Anc_8.268), which translates into the protein MLSVIATPKICVVSSTRRCLSHTASKLYAEEYKSTAMSSNAPSLTKEQAKKRELKRLAQRRAEAKRPAATNPLYMPVTVALRYLRAAEVGRPQSQQTINLTTLVVGERGTAPLSGSVAFPKPLRYIKVAVFTNDENKLKELREKYPNHLIGGADLVSRIKNGEIPVDFDKAYATADIVPALQSQVARILGPRGVLPSVKKGTVSDDITSLLQESLGSMPFRQRGNSISLGIGKCYFTDREVLQNIIAARAAFKAAVSDQKSKKPNILSKTTLSSTHGPGIVIDFA
- the TMA64 gene encoding Tma64p (similar to Saccharomyces cerevisiae TMA64 (YDR117C); ancestral locus Anc_8.269), which encodes MFKKEPHIKALSNLKNSERKKLLQTCKKQTNNDEYTFPTSTIKQTNFCSQKSVGVVYTDENNTPILFKEKHNEQLFPTVYSCWENPTLLPIILTHGFVIEEHLFNGANLMISGSIPPFDPRSKVGTLCGVASREAPKVVLAIGIVEMDLPSYDRVLGETGVAVKVIHHFNDGLSKALKVKLDPPIAKSGDEDINSKQVQPPEEAKIVENAQENMQKAQVHVEELAEVLDHFSVSDVDYFITRALYYTLTQDKSLVLPISPSNFISNHIMRNLPPIDHNEVNVKKTSWRKSAKFLKHFEKEGFLKLKGKGDDLTIVGKTIDKDELKNFVPYKVGSSTSAQESGEHANSKEKTPGMMYSMTLYKPFSIAKDFLKEANLGFRTYYTSQDIRSALSQYISTNNLADTKDKGKVVMDDLLFNMVNKKKKNLNAARIMPRAQILDPLLANNFTEFYQIFKNDDSLLFKAPIKGSPPRIKITTEMKIGRKVITRVSNFEVFQIDPESLAGDLRKICSGSTTIGESQTFKSAEVQVQGPHGQLIIDHLNNLGVPNKWIDFENKLKKKKRT
- the APC4 gene encoding anaphase promoting complex subunit 4 (similar to Saccharomyces cerevisiae APC4 (YDR118W); ancestral locus Anc_8.270), yielding MSPPINDYFIDYNPRFPIFATRITKGLAIHRVSDHARIAIIPVRNIALVANYSWDRTSGKFLSIFFKDGTVRIHDIFKDGRLVSFLRVPSTKISRGIWDRIPLKREYDSETFAYNVIDILPKLIRFVKDSKRVSIVPYTPPNGLWRGPDEDDPESGEILDVHVIFNEGNDKITIFFNGDYTILLPMDDIENERILESVVKVQDGFYHCFYNDGSVRTLNLQPLLRSKPSVDLLHYIMVIKELIGYLLAHVELINRELITPYLDFVKRICDEAYGYNKLKSELECLFLLGEVSCDLEDWLCNSVGEKNLKKWKFLGCEAYQKTTQILTLVFVPTCERIIIFVEKLRGTLEAFSVQNKSNNTSDLTAVELLLKNSQELLNNTLKSIIALGRNETLFEKFFIWFNDRIHEGLDEDYKLKFEFEDDPYFGYDLLTYFDKILSYRSTESSSVINMKLYRELINNMSDMEKDIAKNNVSQHIQQQLLINIRKDVYSQMYPSSQVRLLDAIKLPNQSYIVYLIEVTKLMNTKEVSSGENTPKLYVGTLKDESLDIISRESSIRIPEAFKNYSFSNARFALKMVPNFIREVELSRSNYTVSRNSEYTEEENDNGEDDGSITIPTYLTENEKNEVYIACTSKISVDGRSASLVFPKGRKFG